One genomic window of Coffea eugenioides isolate CCC68of chromosome 1, Ceug_1.0, whole genome shotgun sequence includes the following:
- the LOC113776144 gene encoding uncharacterized protein LOC113776144, which yields MNFGFLSNMNIPWFNSQSSENMASTVLSSGVGVKPNKQMASFDIKFFGWSLLSLIPWTINSKQKIQMPTTVNKELKKHAKPNYGAKSLNQYSAIRFRPYVSKVPWHTGIRAILSQLFPRYGHYCGPNWSSGKNGGSPIWDKRPIDWLDFCCYCHDIGYDTHNQAELLKADLAFLECLEKPNMSNRGDPCIANLYRTMCISGLRSVLIPYRQHLLKLQAGQLTVNFGWLDDLKLRGWNLQKDLKRDLSLFSKGWLRNMKWKGWNLDKV from the exons ATGAATTTTGGATTTCTGAGCAATATGAATATCCCCTGGTTCAACTCccaatctagtgaaaatatggcATCAACTGTCCTTTCAAGTGGTGTAGGTGTGAAGCCTAACAAACAAATGGCTTCTTTTGATATAAAGTTCTTTGGTTGGTCTCTACTTTCACTTATCCCTTGGACTATCAATAGCAAACAGAAAATTCAAATGCCAACTACCGTCAATAAGGAGTTGAAAAAGCATGCAAAACCAAACTATGGTGCTAAATCCTTAAACCAATATTCAGCTATACGCTTCAGACCATATGTTTCCAAAGTCCCGTGGCATACAGGTATAAGAGCTATTCTTTCTCAGCTTTTTCCACGCTATGGGCATTATTGTGGACCAAATTGGTCAAGTGGGAAAAATGGAGGGTCACCTATTTGGGATAAACGGCCGATTGATTGGTTAGATTTTTGCTGCTACTGTCATGATATTGGATACGACACTCACAACCAAGCTGAGCTTCTGAAGGCAGATTTAGCATTCCTCGAGTGTTTGGAGAAGCCTAACATGAGTAATAGGGGAGATCCGTGCATTGCTAACCTTTATAGGACAATGTGCATTTCAG GTCTTAGGAGTGTACTGATACCTTACAGACAGCACCTTTTGAAGCTCCAAGCAGGACAGTTAACTGTTAATTTTGGATGGCTAGATGATTTGAAATTGAGAGGATGGAACTTGCAGAAAGATTTGAAGAGAGATTTGTCTTTGTTTTCAAAAGGATGGTTAAGAAATATGAAATGGAAAGGCTGGAACCTGGACAAAGTCTGA
- the LOC113769823 gene encoding uncharacterized protein LOC113769823, which yields MLGFSAPSPVSTNAGPCAPRAIVALLLFVRITNTSSPSNLEYLYSSTTSLRSSSCSSVKAMVEAGALSAPTTPTRGRKHALISLTDKTDVTVLGSGLQELGYTIISTGGTASALESDGLSVTKVEDLTGFPEMLDGRVKTLHPSIHGGILARRDLEHHMGALDKHKIGTIEVVVVNLYPFYEKVSSSSGISFEDAIENIDIGGPTMIEAAAKNHKDVLVVVDPEDYPALLEFLRGKQDNQQFRRKLAQKAFQHIASYETAVSEWLWKQTSEDKFPPNMTVSLSLKSRLRYGENPHQKAAFYVDKSLAEVNGGGIATAIQHHGKEMSYNNYLDADAAWNCVCEFNRPTCVIVKHTNPCGVASRDDIVEAYRLAVKADPVSAFGGIVAFNVEVDEVLAKDIREFRSPTDNETRMFYEIVVAPKYTKKGLEVLRGKSKTLRILEASKNSKGKLSLRQVGGGWLAQDSDDLVPEDIEFKSVADKAPQESELSDARFAWLCVKHVKSNAIVIAKDNCMLGMGSGQPNRLESFRIALRKAGDEVKGAALASDAFFPFAWNDAVEEACQSGISVIAEPGGSIRDVDAIDCCKKYGVSLLFTNVRHFRH from the coding sequence ATGCTAGGGTTTAGTGCACCTTCCCCTGTCTCGACCAACGCCGGTCCTTGCGCTCCACGCGCCATCGTTGCTCTTCTCCTCTTCGTTCGAATAACAAATACCAGCTCTCCTTCCAACCTGGAGTATCTGTATTCGTCGACGACGTCGTTAAGGTCCAGTAGTTGTTCTTCAGTTAAAGCCATGGTTGAAGCTGGAGCTCTTTCAGCGCCCACGACACCCACGCGTGGGAGGAAGCACGCTTTGATTTCGTTAACAGATAAAACGGATGTGACTGTTCTTGGCAGTGGACTTCAGGAACTCGGGTACACAATTATTTCAACTGGAGGAACAGCATCTGCTTTGGAAAGTGATGGTCTATCTGTGACTAAAGTGGAAGATCTCACTGGTTTTCCTGAAATGCTTGATGGTCGTGTAAAAACTCTGCATCCTAGCATACATGGGGGTATCCTTGCTAGGAGAGATTTGGAGCATCACATGGGAGCCCTTGACAAGCACAAGATTGGTACAATTGAGGTAGTGGTGGTCAATTTATATCCATTTTATGAAAAAGTTTCCTCTTCAAGTGGAATATCTTTTGAAGATGCAATTGAGAATATTGATATTGGTGGCCCAACCATGATAGAAGCTGCCGCAAAGAATCACAAGGATGTTTTGGTGGTGGTTGATCCAGAAGACTACCCTGCACTTCTAGAGTTTCTTCGCGGAAAGCAAGACAACCAACAGTTTAGGAGAAAACTGGCTCAGAAGGCTTTCCAGCATATTGCCTCTTACGAGACTGCAGTTTCAGAGTGGTTGTGGAAGCAAACATCAGAAGATAAGTTTCCTCCCAATATGACTGTGTCTCTCTCACTCAAAAGTCGACTTCGGTATGGTGAAAATCCTCACCAGAAGGCTGCATTTTATGTTGACAAGTCTCTCGCTGAGGTTAATGGTGGTGGTATTGCAACTGCTATTCAACACCATGGAAAGGAGATGTCATATAATAACTATTTAGATGCAGATGCAGCGTGGAATTGCGTGTGTGAATTTAATAGACCTACTTGTGTCATTGTGAAACACACAAATCCTTGTGGAGTTGCTTCACGTGATGATATTGTTGAAGCATATAGACTGGCGGTGAAAGCAGATCCAGTGAGTGCTTTTGGTGGTATTGTAGCCTTTAATGTGGAAGTTGATGAGGTGCTGGCTAAGGACATTCGAGAATTTAGAAGCCCAACTGACAATGAAACTCGAATGTTTTATGAGATTGTTGTTGCACCCAAGTATACGAAAAAGGGGCTAGAGGTTCTTCGTGGAAAATCTAAGACTTTGAGAATACTTGAGGCAAGTAAAAATAGTAAAGGAAAACTCTCGCTCAGACAAGTTGGTGGGGGTTGGTTAGCTCAGGATTCAGATGACTTAGTTCCTGAAGATATCGAATTCAAATCAGTCGCTGATAAGGCTCCACAAGAAAGTGAGCTTTCTGATGCACGGTTTGCATGGCTCTGTGTGAAGCATGTCAAGAGTAATGCCATTGTCATTGCAAAGGACAATTGCATGTTAGGTATGGGAAGTGGGCAACCAAACAGGTTGGAAAGTTTCAGGATAGCTTTAAGAAAAGCTGGGGATGAAGTCAAGGGAGCTGCTTTGGCTAGTGATGCTTTCTTTCCATTTGCCTGGAACGATGCTGTTGAAGAAGCATGTCAAAGTGGGATAAGCGTCATTGCCGAGCCTGGAGGTAGCATCAGAGATGTCGATGCTATCGATTGCTGTAAGAAATATGGAGTATCCCTGCTTTTCACCAATGTGAGGCACTTTAGGCATTAA